The Helianthus annuus cultivar XRQ/B chromosome 15, HanXRQr2.0-SUNRISE, whole genome shotgun sequence genomic sequence cattgaatggttgaaatatatctatctttatgcttccgctgtgcatttaaatattgtgtggtttgactatattgttgccaactacgtcacggtaatcccccaccgggcccaccggtgaaacgtgtggaaatcggggtgtgacagaatgcTAGTCAAGTCCTTTGAGAAACTgagttttttttgtttgtttgaaagtttaacttcattttaaGAAACTGAGGTTAATAGACCTCTAATTAGGCAGCTTGTGttcttggtttaaaaaagtgcGCCTTAAGCGTGCTTAAACGCAAAGCGACTCTAGGCGCAAAGAGTTGCGCCTTGTGTGACATAAAGCGAGCTATGTACAAAAAGCGCACAAAAAGCGAgcttttttggaaaaaaaatccCACTGAGGCACGCGCTTTTTGTACAAAAGGTGTTTTTGTGCTTTAAAGTGTTATACATGCAGCTAAAATGGTTGTACATTATATGATTTATACATTAAATCATATATAAACCTTATTTGTCACTATATTTTGGGCAAGGGATGCTAAAAGACTATaggatatatataaaaaaatatataagcaCCTTGTGCCTCACCTACGAAAAGCTGACCGCTTTTGCGATTTACGCTTCACGCTTTAATTTTAGAACttgtcgcttttgtgcgcttcacgcttttttaaaccaagcttGTGTTGTAGTTGAGGTCCTTGCAAATCATGACTAAAAAACTATTAATGTGGTATACAGACAATTATTACCAAGTGGTTAGTCCAAAATGATTTAAGTTGGCTAGAACCTATTTCAAGATCATAAAAGTGTTTTAGTTTGAACATTAAAGGCACTTGTTACTAGGATTTTGGTGCCAGATCCAAACCATTCACTTCCACTAGCTAAATAGGTCAAGTGGTCAACATGATTTACATAATCCAAAATGATTATAACCTTTAAACCACATAGCTTTGTCCCCAACAAATTTTGCCCATGTTTAACACTTTGAACATGAACGATTTTCTCCTTTAAAATGTCATTAAGAAGTTTCTGTTGTAATTTGCGTAAATTAGTGAGTTCGCTATGATGGTACGAGTTTTTATGGTACGAGTTTTTATGGCCGCTTAATCGTTTAATCGCTATGATGGTACGAGTTTTTATGGTACGAGTTTTTTCGTCACGAAAAGTCTTTTTTAGGTCGTCGCTAAAGGTCCGATTTCTTGTAGTGGATGTTGATAgtcctgtaaatgaaccgaacgttcatgaactgttggTGAACTTGTTTGTCGAGAAGTTCGTTTATTTAAAaacaaatgaacatgaacaaaaacTTTTGTTcatgtaattaaatatttaattaaatgaatgaacacgaacacaCGTTGTGTTCTTTCATTTATGTTAATTCATTTTTATGTTTGTTGATTTACGTTTGTTCGTTTAAATTTCAATAAATAGATAAGTAGTTATTTtcatataaatataaacataaaagGAGCTTTCCAACTACTTATGTAAATATAATTACTAAGTTTTTCGTTTAGAATCTGCCTCCAAAGTGTTCTTCGGTGGATTTGCTGAATGTGTTCAAGGGTTTTGGTGATTATGTGGGGTCGTATATTGCTCGGAAGTCTGACAGGTTGGGTAAGAAGTTTGGGTTTTTATCGTTTCGTAATGTTAAAGATGTTAAGCGTATGGAAGCGGATTTGGTTGATGTTTGGATGGGTTCGTATAAGTTGTTCGTTGCTAGGGCTAGGTTTGTGGATGGTGAACGGGTGGTAGGGGGTTCGGATGGGAATAAAGATAAGAATTTGGATCGGACGAACGAGTTTATGGCTGAAAAAGAGGCATCACATGAAggccattgaaaccctaatcagGGTGGAGTGGCTTCACGTGTGGGTGAGAGTAGTAGGTCTTATCGTGATACGTTTCTCAACAAGAATGTGGTAGTTAATCTAGATTCGGTGTTGAAGATTGATGATAGTGCGGAAGGTTATCGTGACTGGCATAAACTCTCTGTTTGTGCTAGAGTTAAGAACTATAAGGTACTCAGTTCTCTTGATGAACTATTGAAGACTAGTGGAGGGTGTTCGGCTGAAATAAAGTATGGGGGTGGGTTCAATGTGATGTTGATCTTTAACGATGATCAGGAATGTACGTCGTTTCTGGACAATAAGGATGTGTGGGCTGAATGGTTCGAATCTGCGGAGAGATGGCCAGGGCAAGTTCTAAAGTACGAAAGAATAGCTTGGTTGAGAGTTCATGGGGTCCCTATTAGTCTTGTTGTGGATCAGGTTTTTGAGGCTGTCGGTAAACGTTATGGTATGGTGGTTCAACCGGCATGTTATTCGAGTGATGAAAAGGATTTTTCTTATGCTTATATTGGGGTTCTATGTGGTCGAGATTCGAGAGTTGATGATAGGTTTTCTTTATCTTGGAGGGGTAAAATTTTCAAGGTTTGGGTGGATGAGGACGTCGGGGAATGGTCTCCGGATTGCATTGAGGTGATCGAAGATTGTGAGATGGAGGATCCTTCTGAATCCAAATCGGATGGGAATGATTGTGTTAGTGGAGACGGGTTTGAGGTTGAAATGGGAGAGGTTGGTAGAGATGATCAGGAAAACGATGGCCAAGAAAATGATGTTAACTGTGAGGCTGTTAATTCGGTTGATAATTCGGCTAGTGTAACTCCAAGTATGATTGCCAAAGACAAGTCTAATTCTCTGAGAAAGAAGTTTAGAAAGAAAAATTCTCTTAGGAGTAGAGTGGTTTCTCCGAGTGATAACGACCGTCCGAAGAAGCGTGCGCGGGAGGATTCAGATTATTTTAGACTTGATAGGTTGATTGGTATTCTAAATAGTAACACTAATGTTGACGTGCAAGGTGATGTGGATGCGGTTTCGGGCGCTTATTGTACTCCTGACCTGAATAAGAGTTGCGAAATTTCGGTTTCGTCTAAGAGCCAGAATTTAGATCGCGAGGAGGAGGTAGAAGAGAGTGTTTCCGATCAGGTTTTGGCCCAGATTCAAAAGCAGATTCAAGTTGATAACGAGGAGGCAGCTACGGGTGAGCTAGGTAGAGCTTTGGGGGTGGATAACTTGTGTGATTTTGGTCCGCATGTTAGGGAACAAATCGATAATGATGGATTTCAAATTGGTGAACCATGAATGTGTTGTCCCTTAACATTCGGGGTTTGGGAGTTCAAGGTAAAGCTTCATGGGTTAGGAATTTACGGATTCAAAACGAGGCGAATTGTGTCTTTTTACAAGAAACGCAATGTAGCGATGTTTCTGGTTTTGATCTTGAGGACTTTTGGGGTAGAGGTAATTTTCAATCTGATTGTGTAGAGGCTAATGGTCGTTCGGGTGGTCTGATTACCATGTGCGATCCGGGTTTCTTTACAGTCATGGATGTTAAGAAGTCGCAGAATACTCTTCTTATTATTGGTACGATTAGGGGGAGTGGGGTGTTGACATGTTTGATGAATGTGTATGCGCCTCAACAATCGGTAGCTAAGCGGGTAGTTTGGAATGATATTGAGCAAAGCATGAGTACTGCAGAGGGGTATTGGGTGGTTGCGGGAGCTTTTAATTCTGTGAGGGATAGTTCGGAAAGGAAAAATTCTAAGTTTCATGTGTCTTCTACTCAAGAGTTTAATGACTTCATTGATAGGGCGAATCTCCATGAATACGGGTTACGTGGAAGGAAGTTCACTTTTGCCGCAGGGAACAAGTTAAGTCGGATTGATCGTATTCTAGTTAATTGGGAATTTTTTATGGAGTGGCCATTCGCAGAATACAGAGCTTTGTGTAGAGATAAATCAGATCATTCGCCGCTTATTTTGAAGATTGTATCAAGAAACTTTGGTCCGAAACCGTTCCGCTTTTTTAATTCTTGGCTAGATAGAAATGATTTTTATGAGGTGGTTGCGGGTATTTTAAATGAAGCAAGGGTAGATGGAGCTCCGGATGAGCGGTTGATGAAAAAATTTAGACTCTTACGCCAAGGTATTAATACTTGGAAGGATGCCTGTTTGAGCCGTGAGTTGGAGGAAAAGAGAACGCTGGATCAAGAGTTAAATCGGCTATAGGCAACTATGGAGGTTAAAGAATTAAGTGAAGAGGAGTTATGGTCACTTCAAGAGATTAAGAGACGTCTGTTCGAGTTAGAAAGATTGAGAAACAAGGATATTCGCCAAAAAGCGAGATGTAAGTGGGCGACGGACGGGGATGATAACACTAGGTTCTTTCACGGGGCAATTAATAAGAGGAGGGTTGCGAATAGTATTCCGGGTTTGATGGTATATGGCGAGTGGGTGACTTCTCCGAACATAGTTAAAAGAGAGGCCTTGCGCTTTTTCAGAAAGAAGTTCATTGAAAATCTGAACACGCGTCCTCGGTTTTCCTGTGACAGTTTTAAACGTTTGCCTAGTGATGTTGCCGAGAAGATTTCTGTTCCATTTACGGTTGAGGAGATTAAAGAGGCGGTGTGGAATTGTGGAGACGATAAAGCTCCAGGGCTATACGGGTTTAATTTCCGATTCATTAAAAAGTTTTGGAGTCTTTTAGAGGCCGACTTTGTTGACATTTTGAGGCAGTTTTATGATTCTGGTCAGTTCAGCCCGGGAACGGGTTCATCATTTATTACTTTGATACCGAAGAAGGTGGAACCGACCGAGTTTGGAGATTTTCGGCCGATTAGTTTAATTGGTTGCATTACTAAGGTGGTTTCCAAAGTGTTAGCTAATCGCATTAAATGGGTTATGGACTTGGTTGTATCAGAGTCCCAGTCTGCGTTTCTTTCTGGTAGATATATATTGGATGGCCCGTTGATCACGAATGAAATTATTTCTTGGGCAAAGAAAACAGACCGAGAATTATTTATGTTCAAAGTTGACTTCGAAAAGGCTTACGATAACGTAAACTGGGGTTTTTTGCTGTCATTACTCGATCAGATGGGGTTTTCTCCTAGTTGGTGCAAATGGATAAAAGGGATTGTCTCCGCTGCTAAAGCGTCTATCTTGATTAATGGTTCGCCTACATTTCAGTTTTCTTGTCAGAAGGGCATACGCCAAGGTGATCCTTTATCCCCGTTTTTATTTGTTCTTGTTATGGAAGCTTTTTCGGAGATGGTTAGAAAAGCCTGTTCGAGCGGTTTTTTTGACGGTATTCGCCTTCCAGGGGGGGGGGGGCGATTATTTCTCATCTCCTTTATGCAGACGACTGTATGCTAATGGGTGAGTGGTCGGTGTTCAATTTTTCTAATATGAAAAGGATTTTGCGGTTATTTTATTTATGTTCTGGCCTTAAAATAAATATCCATAAGTCAGTTTTATTCGGAGTGGGGAGACGACAGGGGGATGTTGAGAACATGGCAACTAGACTGGGGTGTAATTTCGGTGCACTACCGTTCTCGTACTTGGGTATTATGGTGGGCGCTAACATGAACAGAATTGGTCATTGGGATCCAGTGGTGAATTCGTTTAGAAAGCGTTTATCCAAATGGAAGGTGAATAGCATTTCTATTGGTGGACGGGTCACCTTGATAAAGTCGGTTCTGGATAGTCTTCCTTCGTATTACTTATCCTTGTTTAAGGCCCCGGTTAGTATCATTAATAAACTTGAACAATTCATGAGAAGTTTTCTGTGGGGTGGGTCTGAAGAGGTGAGAAAAATGGCTTGGGTTGCTTGGGATAAAGTTACGCTTCATAGAGAAGAAGGCGGCTTAGGTTTAGCTAGACTTGATGAATGTAACAAGGCGCTTTTGTTGAAGTGGTGTTGGAGGTATGTTACTGAGACTAAAGCTTTATGGCGCAAGGTGGTGGAATCTATTCACAGATCGGATCGAAAGTGGGGTTTTCTTCCGGTTAAAAATAGTGTATCCGGGGTATGGAAGAACATCGTATCGTATTGTAGCAAGATCAAAGTTGATGGGGTGGGAGCTTTAAGCATGTTAAAGGGCCGGCTGGGAGATGGTAATGATCTTCGGTTCTGGCTTGATCCTTGGCTTTGCCAAGCTCATTTAAAAGATTGTTATCCGAGTTTGTTTGCATTGGAGACAGACAAGAAGTGCTTCATTTTCAACCGGTGTGAACGTACAGATCAAGGCATTGTGATTAAGTGGCGCTGGAAAAGGGCTCTTGACTCTTTGGAGGAGGTGGATCTTCGACAGGACCTGGAAAACCGATTGGCCGAGACTTCTTTTTCAGAGCGGAAGGATGAATGGTGCTGGAACGATAGTAAATCTGATCAATTTTCGGTTGCTTCGGCAAAAAGGTGGCTTTGCGGTAAAGGTAATGAAGAGAGATTCGGTTTTAAGTGGTGTAAATGGGTCCCGGCTAAATGCAATATTTTTATGTGGCGAGCTTTTCTAGATCGTCTTCCTACTAAGATTGCGTTGCAAAAGAGGAACATTATGGTTCATGATGATATGTGCGTCTTGTGTGATGATGGTATAGAGTCTATGGATCATATTCTAACGGGATGTGCTATCGAGGCGGGGGTGTGGCATGGTATTTCTTTGTGGTGCCGTGTTCCTACGATGTTTGCGTTTTCTGTTAAAGACATTGTTCGGGCATTTGAGCTTTATGGTATTAGTGGTGAAAAGAAGATCGTTTTACAAGGCATTATCATTATCACGAGCTGGAGACTATGGAAAGCACGAAACGAGAAGATTTTTTCAAATAAAGATGTCAAAGTGACGGATATTATATCCGACGTCAAAGCTTTGGGTTTTCTTTGGTATAAATACAGGGCGCGTCAGGGAAATCTAGATTGGGAGAAATGGTGTaattgtaatgtaatgtaaatgtACTCGTTTTCGGGTTCCTATTCCTTCTTGGAATAGGGTGCCTTTGTGTTTTCAATGAAAGTTAtccttcaaaaaaaaaagtaactGGATTAGAAGTATTAAAATGGGTTTCCAATTGAGCTTAACGTAATTGATcacttatttattatttatataaaaactatttattgtaagtatgtatgaaccctaatttagatATGTTTTTTGATAAATTATAATGTATTAGATTTGTTCGAAtgttaaattatgtttttttgaATTGTGGTCATGTTCAttaatgtttgtttatgtttatgtgGTTATGTTTATTTAAGTTTGTTCGTTTATTTTCGCTTACGTTCGTAAACTGCTCATTTAGGTTTTAAATGAACACGAACATACTaattttcttaatgaacgaacacgaacaaaaaaatttattggattatatgttcgtgtttgtATTTGTTTAGAGTTAAATAAATGAACACAAATCGGTTCATTCCTTTACTAGTCTAGATGTTGGTAAAGTGTCTAATCAAATTATTAAACGTCTTTTCAAAATGGATGTTAAAAAACCTTTTATAGGTCTGGATGTTGGTAAAGTATCAAATCACACTACTAACGTCTTTTTAAAATGGATGTTTAAAAACCTTTTAACAACCTCATTTGGGCCTTGTTTATATAGATTGAGGAAACAATGGGCCGGACCTCATATGGGCCTAGATTCAAGCATTAAGATTCGAACACCCGTCATCAGCATCTATGAGATGTATTTAGTAATAGTTTTTACTCCGCCCGCGGTGTGGGACACTAaaccgaatatttctctctcataacatgtatatCTGTGTTTCAgttacttatacatactactcaAAACACtatctaaaaaaatcaaatcgagtcaaacaattaaaacaaaacactaccatacttttgctaaaaaaactaaaacgatagaaagactgtaattttaaaatgggagcataattatatttttttaggaTAAATGAGCGTGTGCCAGACAGCCGTCTGTCACAAATAAAAGTTGCACCGAatcaaacaattaaaacaaaacactaacatagttttgtcaaaaaaaaaaaaaaaacatgggatGACTATAATCTTACACCAGGGGGGAAATTATAATTTGAcaggaaaaaaaaataaaaaaccgtaaatttgaactgagggcaaaatcgtaatttggcttggaggaaaaaaaacaaaactaatgtgaaaactataaattttaaaggggcaaaatcgtaatttggttgGGCGAATGGAGAAGTGCCAGGCAACAGGGGCAAATCTGTAATTTTGAACATGgaacaaaatcgtaattttgaatagGGGCAAAATCGTATTTTTTAACTGGGGGtaaaatcgtttttttttctTAACCAATGGCGAAGTGCCATGCGGGGGCGAAATTGTAATTTTGATGTGGGGACAAAAtcgttatttgtcaaaagttaaaacGATTATAAGACTGAAATTTTGAACTGGGACAAAATCGTAGTTTTTAATTAGGGGTAAAATCGTATATTTTCTGGACCAATAGAGGAGTGACTGGTATCTTGCACTATTCCTGGTATTTATAGTATTAATAAATTCCACGGACTCATTATCCAAGAATTACCTCAAGTGAACGGTGAACCCTTTGATAGTTATTTAACCATATAATTTCTTTACAATATCGAAACTCATTAAATTTAGATTATTGCAAGTGAATCGAACCAATTCAATGAGCATAAGTCCACTTCCTTTGTAATATATAAGACATATCTTTGTGGAGTAAGGAAAGGGGGCGTCAACGCCACATCATCAAATGTGACGTTAAACACCGAAACGCACCAGTGAAAGGAACGCCATCTGCGGGGGCATTACCCCCTTAACTTCCTTGAAAGGATTTTGAGGTGCGGTCGACCCCATTTCAACCAATTacgtttttttatatatatatttaaccacaACAATATAATAGTTAAAGAGTGAGTTACTTAAAGCCCATTCTCTATGTGACAGTGTCATGACGGGAAGTTAGGAACTTTTTAGTTAAATCACAATGAATGATCTAAGAACATTCGACTAAGGCATAAAACCTATATTTAACAAACTTCAATTACATTTCTATTTTGTATTAAAAAATGAAATTACATATACATCTGGGGAAAAACAAACTTAACTACTTATGTATATGTTTACATGTCTAAACAATAAAGATCTAGGAGGTTGATGGACCGATGGTGTGGTCCACGATACATACATAAtcactaattatttttttgaacggcataCACAATCACTAATTATTAGTaattatttttcattttcattttcatttgaCTAAAGtaaccactaaaaacaaataattGCCCAAAAGAAATAATTTTATATTTTAGAATGCAGATGGTGGTCAACAATGACTAGCCGGCAGCTACGATCGTTTATCAGTGAAACTTTATCATGTTTTATGCTTTTATAATATgttgttttactttttttttaacagAAAACTTCATTAAACGATCAAGCCCTCAAATAAAGGACCGTTAAAACAATCTTACAATATATACAAAGAGAACTTTACCCACTCTTACCACTCAATATTTTTAAGACTAGAACGCTGTTTAAGCCAAAGATAGTCATCGACTTAGATATAGGATTTACTTTTATTCGGTTATAAATTTTAATATATCATTTCATGTCACCAAAGTTTACTCTGAGTTAATATAACCCGATTAAATTAGCTGATGTAACCCAAAAGAATATTCAGACTAAATTCCGGAGAGAGTGAGCGACACCAAGGTGTATTGGGTCCACATAATTGGAATTGGGATCGAAATTTATATAAGAATTAAAATTTGAATGAATTGTATTTAGAATTTAAACATTTCAAtaggaattggaatctcaattccatgtTTGATGTGTTTAGTGGTCAAATGAATTTAAATTTATCACCTGCCCCCACCACCCCAGTTCCAGTCGAAACGGACCGACTTAAAATGGTGTGGGTCCAACCGGTACCGGTCGAAACGTTGCAGGTCGAAACGGCATGGGTCAATACGATTCGGGTTGCAACGATGCGGTTCGAAATGGTTCGGGTCGAAATGGTTTGCGACACGGTACAGGTCGCAACTGTTTGGTTCGAAACGATGTGGTTCAaaacggtttgggtcgaaacggtGCGGGTTAAAGCGGTATGGGTCACAAAGGTTCAGGTTGATAttgtacgggtcgaaacggtgcGGGTTAAAGCGGTATGGGTCACAAAGGTTCAGGTTGATATTGTATGGGTCGAAACGGTGCGGGTCAAATGGTTCGGCTTGAATCAGTGCGGGCCAAAACAATGCGGGTCAAATTGGTGCTTGTCGAAACgcttcgggtcgaaacggttccgGTCAAATAGGTCCGGTCGAAATGGTGCAAGTCCTCGGCGGGTCGGGTCAAGACGGTGACCGGGTGGCTGGGTATGATGGATGCGATGACGTCAACTGGTCGAAATTTCCAATGAATTTACTTGAATTCCTTCATATGTAGGAAAGAATTTGAATTCAtttagttaaaggaatttgaaggaattcatgtcCAATTCCTTTGCCAACCAAACGCGAGAAGATTAGAATTGAGATTCTAGTCTAACAAAAAATATGTCATCCTTCCGCCAGCATGTTAACGAGCAAAGTTGGAGATTATCGAAGTTGATTGGCTTTAAAGGGGGGCGCTATAGTGGTAAGAgagctttataccacaccctatAAGTTAAAGGAGGGGGCTTTAAAGCCCTTGTGTGACGTGACGGTAAGGTGACGCTGAGAtagcgtgataaagcccctagccACACCCTCTAGCCTAAAAGCTTGaaattcaaattccaattccacTGAATTCAATTCAAGCAAACCAAACGCTCTTAACCATAACCTTGCTTTACTTCATGCTTGATAAGGTAATAGGCTCAGTTCCATATGGCCATATCAAATAAGTGGGCACTCTTCgttttcttattattattattatttatttatttatttatttatttattctatAATAACAAAGAGAATTATGAACAGTCTTAATTCTCTAGTGGACCATATTTTCATTGTTTTCATTATTATCTAatggtggagatacaataggaagtttatttggctagaaaGGCTAGTAAGTGATCTTGActatccattaagttaatcaaaggctaagattaaatcagggaaattgaaagaaagaaatgaggcgcgtgagtttgtttaagggcattctagtcaatccaagccaatagtttctctctcctccaatttcccctattttttaaacgttaataactctttcatacgacattttttttttataaaaattgcactaaaaaaacgagtgtttttttatctttaaaacaagtatactattgctatatttaaaaaaaaaaaatttaaacccagttgcgtaaaacgcaatagaaaaaccaccagttacgtaaaacgcaatgaaaaaaaaaacctaaaa encodes the following:
- the LOC110914308 gene encoding uncharacterized protein LOC110914308, whose translation is MNVLSLNIRGLGVQGKASWVRNLRIQNEANCVFLQETQCSDVSGFDLEDFWGRGNFQSDCVEANGRSGGLITMCDPGFFTVMDVKKSQNTLLIIGTIRGSGVLTCLMNVYAPQQSVAKRVVWNDIEQSMSTAEGYWVVAGAFNSVRDSSERKNSKFHVSSTQEFNDFIDRANLHEYGLRGRKFTFAAGNKLSRIDRILVNWEFFMEWPFAEYRALCRDKSDHSPLILKIVSRNFGPKPFRFFNSWLDRNDFYEVVAGILNEARVDGAPDERLMKKFRLLRQGINTWKDACLSRELEEKRTLDQELNRL